In Thiovibrio frasassiensis, one DNA window encodes the following:
- a CDS encoding XRE family transcriptional regulator translates to MSKELLAEKLKVARKFLGKDQQEMATLCGKAHRSWQRYEQGEGFPTGEVFELLTSLGFNAGWFFTDDVPMLIKDQGTTAGATGGGRGYKSAEPAAPYESRGNVEYVHIPRYEVSASADGGAIVHSEQVVDYLSFRADWVRSTLGVSVRDLALISVIGDSMEPSLSEGDVVLLDMTTTSVLDGSIYALQLNGGLLVKRIQRMLDGSLVVKSDNARYDTETVSEDKADRLKIIGRVVWVGRRL, encoded by the coding sequence ATGTCTAAAGAGCTACTCGCCGAAAAGTTAAAAGTTGCGCGTAAATTTCTTGGGAAAGATCAGCAAGAAATGGCGACACTTTGTGGAAAGGCCCATCGATCGTGGCAGAGGTACGAGCAGGGAGAGGGATTTCCAACTGGTGAGGTGTTTGAATTGCTCACCAGTCTTGGTTTTAACGCAGGATGGTTTTTCACTGACGATGTACCGATGCTCATCAAGGACCAAGGCACAACTGCAGGCGCAACTGGAGGTGGCCGGGGATACAAGAGCGCGGAACCTGCAGCCCCCTATGAATCAAGGGGTAATGTTGAATACGTTCATATCCCACGCTACGAAGTGAGCGCCAGCGCTGATGGCGGGGCCATTGTTCACAGTGAACAGGTGGTGGACTATCTTTCTTTCCGGGCGGATTGGGTGCGAAGTACTCTGGGTGTCTCGGTGCGCGATCTGGCGCTGATCAGCGTGATCGGTGACTCCATGGAACCGAGTCTCTCCGAAGGGGATGTGGTGCTCCTGGATATGACCACCACAAGCGTTTTAGATGGATCAATTTACGCGCTGCAGTTAAACGGTGGGCTGCTCGTTAAACGCATCCAGCGTATGCTTGACGGTAGTCTTGTGGTAAAATCAGATAACGCTCGCTATGATACGGAGACTGTCTCTGAGGATAAGGCGGATCGGCTAAAGATCATCGGCCGGGTGGTGTGGGTCGGGAGAAGGTTATAG
- a CDS encoding branched-chain amino acid aminotransferase encodes MDIQLEKISEKEAKTKPDQNSLGFGRHFTDHMLVMPYTEGKGWHDLTIQPYRNFSLDPAAMVLHYGQAIFEGMKAYRGKDGGIYLFRPADNIERMNISAARLCMPQLPVDEVLVALKELLRLDEDWIPTAKGATLYIRPTMIATEAALGVRPAKQYLFFVILSPVGAYYPEGFNPVKIYVTDKYVRAVPGGVGHIKTAGNYAASIMAAVEAQQAGFTQVLWLDAVERRYIEEVGTMNIFFVIGDEIVTPPLGGSILPGITRDSVIQVAKGWGLNVVERRITIDEVLAAQENGSLKEIFGTGTAAVISPVGSLHYKGQDCLINNGETGALSQRLFDEIQAIQYGAKEDPYGWVIRV; translated from the coding sequence ATGGATATACAACTGGAAAAAATCAGCGAAAAAGAAGCAAAGACCAAGCCGGATCAAAACAGCCTGGGGTTTGGCAGACATTTCACCGATCATATGCTGGTCATGCCGTACACCGAGGGGAAGGGGTGGCATGATCTCACCATCCAGCCCTACCGGAATTTTTCCCTGGACCCGGCCGCCATGGTGCTGCATTACGGCCAGGCAATCTTCGAGGGAATGAAGGCTTATCGCGGCAAGGACGGCGGCATCTATCTCTTTCGCCCGGCGGACAATATCGAGCGGATGAACATCTCGGCGGCTCGGCTCTGCATGCCGCAACTGCCGGTGGACGAGGTCCTCGTTGCCTTGAAGGAGCTGCTGCGCCTCGATGAGGATTGGATTCCCACGGCCAAGGGCGCCACCCTCTATATCCGGCCCACCATGATTGCCACCGAGGCCGCCTTGGGGGTGCGCCCGGCAAAACAATATCTCTTCTTTGTCATCTTAAGCCCGGTTGGCGCCTATTATCCGGAGGGATTCAACCCGGTTAAGATCTATGTCACCGACAAATATGTCCGCGCCGTGCCCGGCGGGGTGGGGCATATAAAAACCGCGGGCAACTACGCGGCCAGTATCATGGCGGCGGTGGAGGCCCAGCAGGCCGGCTTCACCCAGGTGCTCTGGCTCGATGCCGTGGAGCGACGCTACATCGAAGAAGTCGGCACCATGAACATCTTTTTTGTCATCGGCGACGAGATCGTTACCCCGCCGCTGGGCGGCAGCATCTTGCCTGGAATCACCAGGGATTCGGTGATTCAGGTGGCCAAGGGGTGGGGGTTGAATGTGGTGGAACGGAGAATAACCATTGATGAGGTATTGGCGGCCCAGGAAAACGGCTCGCTCAAAGAGATCTTCGGCACCGGCACCGCAGCGGTGATCTCGCCGGTGGGCTCCCTGCATTACAAGGGACAGGATTGCCTGATCAACAATGGGGAAACCGGCGCCTTGTCCCAGAGGCTTTTTGATGAAATCCAGGCCATCCAGTACGGGGCCAAGGAAGACCCCTATGGTTGGGTGATCCGGGTCTGA
- the groES gene encoding co-chaperone GroES gives MKIRPLNDRILIKRLEEEMKTKGGLFIPDSAKEKPAEGKVVAVGKGRLNEKGERVAVDLKAGDRVLFSKYGGNEIKIDGEDYLIMREDDVLGVLEGK, from the coding sequence ATGAAAATTCGTCCGTTAAATGATCGTATTCTGATCAAAAGACTGGAAGAAGAGATGAAAACCAAGGGCGGACTCTTTATCCCCGACAGCGCCAAGGAAAAACCTGCCGAGGGCAAGGTTGTTGCCGTAGGCAAGGGCCGTCTCAACGAGAAGGGCGAGCGGGTGGCGGTGGATCTCAAGGCCGGCGACCGGGTTCTTTTTTCCAAGTATGGCGGCAACGAGATCAAGATCGATGGCGAGGACTACCTCATCATGCGTGAGGATGATGTGCTCGGAGTTCTTGAGGGAAAATAA